ACGCATCTGTAACCTTCCGGTGCAGAAGGGCAATAACAGGTGCCGGAAACGGTCCGCCAAACGTTGGTACTACGATCCAGTGCAGGAAACATGTTTCGCCTTCCGGTACAAAGGATGCGGAGGCAATCGTAACAATTTCCCTTCGTACAACAACTGTCGCACGTACTGTAGTATCGAATGTAAGTCGTCCTCTTGCTGTCGCTTGCGTCCTCTTCTTGCAAGCCTTATCGTGCCTTAACTGCTGCGGATCCTCAATTCTATCGCTTGCTTAGTGTGCAACAAAACCGATTTGCGGGAATGCTGGAACTATTTCGGTGCAAGAAATTGGTGTACAGTTtcggtggatttttttgttgggctCTGAGTTATCAAACAGCAGGACAAAAAAGCCATTACAGAAATGGTGGTTTGATGACGTGTTATctaaaaaacatttcaattgcATTGGTATTAAAACGGTTACATCGGTTTCGGACATGATGGTGTTATCTTTCATTCTGCTCAGCTGCATCGTTTCTAGTCGTCAACTTCAAGTCATCCTCAACCACATTGCTCTACTCTATTTCGATCATTTTGGGCTTTTTTCATTCGATCATTCATCATCTCATCATGTGATCATGCTGGGCTATAGTGACTAACCAGGGGGTGGATAACACCTTACCAATTGCTGTTACCAAACTAACGACTTTGTTTCGATTTCACAATACATCCCAACACAGCAAATGCGGTGAATCCTTGCGAACAGTATGAGCACGAATGCAGCCAGCTTCACTGCCCATACGGTATTGCCAAGTCGTACGATCCCGCCAACGGTTGCGAGAGCTGCCAGTGCAATGATCCCTGTGCCGGATTCTACTGTCCCACCGGTAGTCTGTGTGTGGTGGATGTGCAGAACAGTGGTGCAGTTGGAAGCGGTTCCGAGTTTGTTGGAGTCTGCAGACAATCGCACAAACCGGGCGAATGTCCACCGTTGGCAAATGCAACGGTATGCAGCAGAGATTGCTACTCGGACGCTGACTGTCGTGGTAATAACAAATGTTGTCTGGCCGGCTGTGCTCAGATCTGCATCAGTCCGGTAGAGCATCCGGTGGCTCCAGTTGGTCCAGCGCAGCCAAACGTCCCTGGACCCACCGTGCTGGAGCAGGTGCCTCAAGAGGAATTGGACATCAAATCGGAGGAAGGGGGTATTGCTACACTGCGATGCTACGCGACCGGCTTCCCGCCACCATCTATTCGCTGGCGCAAGGGAGAGGTCTTGGTAAGAGAGACAGCCGGCTATTAGAACTGTGATGTGATGGGAAGAATGGCTAACATTTTTTGTAATCTTATTTTAGCTCAATACCAACCAAGGCCGTTATGTGCTTTCTTCGACCGGGGATCTGCAGATTGTGCAGCTGCATCGCACCGACAGTGGCACGTACGTGTGCATCGCAGACAACGGTATTGGTGAGCCAGTGTTTAGAGAGGTTACACTCACTGTAAGCGGTAAGTACCAATCGCCATTTTTCGGCACTCAAACATCACTGTAACTAACCTCCAAATGCCTGCAAATGGCATGCACATTGCTCAACGGTGTTAGTACACTCCTTCCTCATCCCAATaaacttcttttcttctccaaaCCTTTGATatcttcacacacaaacacactctttTTCTCGTTCTATCTTTCAACCCTTCTGGAATCTGGATTTTGGGGGCATCTTATAACTAACAATGGTGGTGTATGTCTATCTGTTCCGTCACTTGATCCCCTGTGCACAACTAACAAACGCACGCTGCTGTCGCTTCGGTACAAACTATCCAGACCCGGTGCCAAGGGATGCCTATATCGCCGGCAATTTGAACGATTCGCAGGTGGTTGAGCTAGATGGGCCGGCCACGTTGCGGTGCGCTGCTGGTGGATACCCGAAACCGGTACTGAGCTGGTGGCGCGAAACGTTCATGATGCCACTAAAGATGGTGAACCGTGACTATTCACTGGTTATTCCGCGCGTTCGACTGCAGGACCTGGGTCCGTACGTGTGTCAGGCTTACTCTGGTGCTGGCAAGGGTATCTCACGTACCGTCACACTGCTCGGCTACCGGCCGGCAACGCCCGAAAGCCCAGTGGATGAGAAGTATCTGAAATATCTTGTGCCCAGACAGAGACCGGTACAAGTCGCACCGGTCGATCGCTATCCACCACGGCCACGGCCACCAATCGCTCAGCCACCGCCAGTTGTCGTTCGTCCACCAGGTAAGTGGTAGCTGTTCAGATTTATGTTTCCCACTAAAACGGTCAACGGTGTAGTAATACTCTATTGCTTATGCTGAACACATAAAATGGGGTTTAAACTTTTGGAGGGAACTTGGCGGACATTCATGGAACTGACATATCTCTCTATTATTGTTGGTGCGTTGCTCGGTAGTTCCGGTGACGGTACAATTGTACTTCCCGCAGGGACGTGATCTACCGCCAAACAGTAATTTCACGATCAACTGTACCGTTGATGGATATCCGCGGCCCACGGTGAACTGGTTCAAGGATGGCCAGATGCTGGTGCCCACTGACCGCATACACATCACCGACACGAATCTGCTCTTCGTGTCGGGTGCAATACCGTCCGACAGTGGCCGGTACAAGTGCCTTGCGAGGAACGAGCAGTCGGAAGCATTCCAGGAGCACAGTATACGCGTGGAAGGTGATGACGACCACCAAAGATTTGCACGAAGAATACATCGATTTACGGATTTCTTGCTTTCCTTTCCACAGGTGTATACGTACCGCCGGGATGTACCGATAATCAGCTACTCGCCAAGTGTGACCTGATTGTTGCGGGACACTACTGCAACCACAAGTACTACGCACGGTTCTGCTGCCGATCGTGTACGCTGGCAGGACAGATTAATGTCAACAACCGTTACCGCTAAAACCCCAAGCGTGccataaagcaaaaggaatcGTACAAGCACCTGATGCAAACCACAATCGCGCATCTCGTGATCCCCAGCACTAGCCATCTTTTCAGTACATTCTCTATCTCCGTTAGCTGCCAGACCGAAGTCACTGaatacatataaaaaaaaaatgctctacgcatctatttatttttgtaataacCCTTGTAAGTTTGTCTGAATGGGTCGCCCCGACAGTTCCAAGTTTCCAACCACAACAACTtcactcaaaacaaaacagcaaaaggtgCCAATCGTTACTGTATGGCTTCGATGAAGAGTGGCATTTAAACCAAAACCTCGAATCTGGTGCGAACATTCGAGCCAATCAATTTAGTGACAATGTTTTACACAAGTAGTACTTTATATAGATCAGTTCGTTGTTTAGGTTATCGTTAGGGTGTATCAGTGTTCGGATCAGTGTTCAGAGCTCGTACATGGTTTAGGACACAAAAGAATAGCGTCAGAACTTACCGATCAAGTTGGCAAGCGAAGTCAACAAACATGGCAATTTGCAGCATCAAATCGAAAGCAAACACTAAAAGAGGAAAACCAATgaatgagaaaagaaaacaagctaATGGATCTGCATTTACTGCTGCACCACACAAACAGATGCATATAAAATGCATTTGCCAGAGTAGTGTTTCTCTCCCTTCCCTGTTGCTTACTGTACATAATTTATTGTCAACAAATCAGCAGCCTTCCTTCTCAAAAGCGCCACTGTAACTGTAGAGCTATGTAGTCTACCAACGGGGAGGCATAAAGTGTAATAGAGCAGAAGAAACGAACAAGAGCCTAGAATAAATTTGATAACTGATGGATAGGAAGTAATAAATGAGATGAAATTAAACCCACGTGCGCGCATCTGTTTCGCTAGTTTTGATGACAGCAGTTTAAACAGTAACCAACGCCATATTATTGTGCTTGATTAATAGTTCTTTCTTCCGCTTTGGAagggtttattttgttttttatctaGCAAATACTTTAGCAAACACTTGATCGCGCTTCCTTTTCTTAACTTTCACGCACCACTGCCACTCCTTCTGTGGAAGCCCACCTTCGACCAACATTATGTTCGATCAAAGCGCTGCAAGCGTGCCAACTCATCACAGGAACTCGTCActcttccagcagcagcaaaacattcgCCGTAGCTGTTCCTTGACAGCATATCCACCCTTCGGTGGTAACAGCTCCAGGTTCTGCgaatcatcatcctcatccagCGTATCGTTGTCGAGATAGTCGTCCTGTCCGGCAGCACTGCTGCCACGGTTAAGTATTTTTCTGTACCCTTTGCTGTCGGACATCTTGCGACACTGTTCAAAATCCAGCTCATCATTGTCCGACTCGATCGTCATCTCCTGGATGCTGAACGTGTCCGAAAGTTCCTGACGGGTGTGGGCTACCCCTCCACTACCCTTACGATTGTGGCGCGGAAAGAACGATACGTTCTCCAGCTCGTCATCGTCACTGTTGAAGCCCGTGTTAACATCGACCAGCTGATGGCTCTCCCGTCCGGCCGGTATTGGAAGTCGCGATATCGGTATGAGGCTGCTAATTTTAGGCTCTTTCTCTACCGTGTCCTGCACAAAAAACATATGGCTCTTTTACATGTGTACAGCAGAAAGGCACCCGCTGATAAACTTACATGCCCATCCTGATACATCTGCTTGTAGTTGCGTTTGGCGCGCTCCACCTTCAGCTCGAGCTTGCGCTGCAATATTTTGCACGTGCTGAGCTGCGCCACCGTACTGTGGTCACGCTGCGAACCATCGTCTCCGTTCGCACCGGAAGGCACCGTACCGCCACTGGACGTGGCCGAGGAGGAAGCGAACGAATCGGTACTGTTGTCACTTGTCAGAACCTTGCGTCCACCTGCACTGGCAGGATACGGTAGCTTCTGCTGTTGGGGCGCAGCTGGAAGACGGTCCGAGTCGGGCACGGGGGCAGCAGCCGCTGCTACGGCCGCCCGTATCGGGTCATGCCGTTCGCCCGGATTCTCAAACACCACATCGAAATCGTTCAGCTTGGAGTAGATGTCACTTTCTGCGTCGGAATCGAGACTTCCTCCTTTCGGGACATTTGTCTGCGAAGAGATGCGTCGCCATTAGAACTGGGACACTAGAAGAAGCCCTTTGACCCGGACAATAGATATGCCAACACATCAACTTACTGTAGCATCCTTTAACAGATGGTCCTCTCCGAAGGTTGCCAGTTCATCGATGAACAACGATTCCAGCTTGTCGCCACTCTCGATACCACTGTCGTCCATAAACATGCTTCTTTGTTACAACTGTCTTATGACGTACTACAAAACACTAGCAGCAATTGGCGCACATGTCTTCATTTCTCTTACGCACACAAATTGTTCTCACTCACAGTGTTTATCGCCCACTTTTGTCATTGCAGTGAACTGGTTCGTTTACGAATTTATCGATTTTCTCCACTGTTTTCATAAACACATATGATTCGGATGACAGTACACGTGCGCTAGTGCGCAGACGCTTCGCACAAACGCGGTTTCCTCGTAACGGAAACTTTCGGAAACATTCAAACATGGCAATAGTACGATAACACAAATCATAttgtacaaatatttaaataattaaaacgacAAATACAAACTGTTTACTtgtaattaaatattattttatttcaactcGGCTGATATAATTTCATCCAGTCCAGACTGATCCAGACTAATCCAAATTCATCGTCAGGCAAACTCCTTGCAGCACCCACAAGCTGCAGTGTTCTTCCGTGCGGAGGTCCGCTTCAAACACTAATCCGACGCCCATTGCATTGCGTCGCTCGGATGTTGTATAAACCGGCGTCCGGAACGTGTTCTTCCCGATGCAAAGAGAAATAATGTAATGAATCAGCAGTAAAACATTAGAAATAATCAATACAATAAGTCGAGGCTACACAATTAATAATGCTGAACAAAcgtttgctgctactgctgcaggACGCGCGAATGCTGACGAACGTTCCAACGTCAGGTTCGCAACGGTTCGCAACAACTTGTTCAGCGCGCGTATCACGAAAAGGGTAACACGGAAAGAACACAATGTTTTTGTACGCAAACAATAACTACGCCAGCGTACGGAAGTTCCACCGAGCACGTGAGATACGCCACTCGCAAGAATAAATCGAAATGTTTATCAAACTCCCCGGTATGTGACACAATGGCGGCGCAACATAATCAAATAAAGTGACGCGAGAAGAAGCTAGGTGCGGAACGCAGTGAGTCGGTGTTCCCGGGGCCCGTTTACTTACTTGTAATTTCAGTCGGTGAGTTTCTATCGGCACAATCGAGAGCACGGGCAACGGTTCGACCAGCACTTTCGGAGTCGAACGTGTCAGACATCGGTTTTCCGGGTCCCAGCGTGCACCCTGAAGGTACAAACCGGTCACGTAGCAGCCCTGCATTTATCACCATCATCCAGTGCGCGCCCGTACCGAATCGCCAGAAGCCGGTGACGACGATGTTCCGGGGCGGGAGGATTCCCAGcggagacaacaacaaaaaagtaccGGAGAAGAATGAGTGTACAAATAAGACAAATTGCATACGATTGGGGCTACGAtgggtgtgtgttggtgaggCTTGGAGGATCGGGGTGAAACGAAGCAGCACGGCACTGCAGACACAGCCTGGCAAACGGTTGGAACATATGTGCAGTGCAAAAAGGAAACTAActacaaacagcaaaacaaagaatCATTTGCCCTTCTGCCTGTTACGCGCCACCGAAGTACGGCAGAAGGACAAAGAGATGGTGTGAGAAAACCAATCCAGTTTTTAatacaaccgaaaaaaaagtagttttgaacgatgtaaaaaaaatggaatgtttcaattatttttctctcttaagCAGTGGTCTTGATAGGCTTATCCTGATGACTTGTTAATGTCAAGTGTCGAACACGTGTAATGTAATGTCCACTGCAAGCCTAAAACATCGATCACTAAACTCCAAGGGTGGATGCATTATTGGATTTCTCTTATCCCGTAGGTCATATAGCTCAGCAGAAACGATTGGTTGGAATCGATTTGATTTGTGAAATTGACGGACTAATCTAACATGGCGGTATGGGCCCACACCATATTCAATAAAGGGAAGCGTCAGTGTTGCATGCCGTTTAAAGAGATCAATGCAGATACGATCCCTCCCTCCAACCATCGTGTGGCCAGTAGACGTTACCCAACATCCCTATACTCAGACCGTGGTAAGAAAAATGTCTTTCACACCACAGGCAACACACCAGGATGTGATTTGATTCAATCCAAATCGGCCTGGACGAACGGGCAGACACTCGGTGCCCGATGTGGTGGGTAATAAATAGTCAGCAGCCACGAATACTGCCAACGGCTACAACGTGCAAGAAAGCATCCGAGTTCTTAGCTTCTAATCGAATTGCAATCCAACGTGCGGATGAGAAGGACGTGGAGAAATCTTCTGCATGCAAGGACGATTTacgtgcatacacacacacacacaagattGGGAGGGGGAGGGTTGTGAATCGGACTAATCTAAACGGATCTAATGAAATCGTCGAGAAAGAGATTAATCCAAATTGATTTACCGCTTCGGGTCGCTCTTCGATTTCGTCCTCGCGCAGGAACCTCGTCACGGACGTGAACAGTGTCGAACGATCCAACGGCCAGTTGTTCTTCCGGCAAGCGATctgcaaacaatttcaaaagagaaaaagaaaattaaacccGATAGGGTCTAgcagtgcacacacacacatgaggtAGGGGATATGCATGAGGATATGAAGTTGGGCGATGAATATGCAAACAGGGTGTTGCGAGCTCCCACCCATCGTTCTTGGAAGAATTGAGCTGTGGGAGAGCACTGGAATCGGAAGTATTTAATATCTTGAATTGTGACTTTTGTTGACGGACATACTGTTACGAAGGAATTTAATTGTGATAGAGATGGAAGGCAAAAAGACATGCATTTTTGCATAAAGTTTGTTGTGGAGATTTTGATTATTTAGTTAGAAAAGGTATTCATTTCCATGGAAAAATTCTGGATATACAATAACTAATGTTATTCTTGTCTTCTTGTGACATTTTT
This genomic window from Anopheles maculipalpis chromosome 2RL, idAnoMacuDA_375_x, whole genome shotgun sequence contains:
- the LOC126558483 gene encoding uncharacterized protein LOC126558483, which gives rise to MFMDDSGIESGDKLESLFIDELATFGEDHLLKDATTNVPKGGSLDSDAESDIYSKLNDFDVVFENPGERHDPIRAAVAAAAAPVPDSDRLPAAPQQQKLPYPASAGGRKVLTSDNSTDSFASSSATSSGGTVPSGANGDDGSQRDHSTVAQLSTCKILQRKLELKVERAKRNYKQMYQDGHDTVEKEPKISSLIPISRLPIPAGRESHQLVDVNTGFNSDDDELENVSFFPRHNRKGSGGVAHTRQELSDTFSIQEMTIESDNDELDFEQCRKMSDSKGYRKILNRGSSAAGQDDYLDNDTLDEDDDSQNLELLPPKGGYAVKEQLRRMFCCCWKSDEFL